One genomic region from Stackebrandtia nassauensis DSM 44728 encodes:
- a CDS encoding mandelate racemase/muconate lactonizing enzyme family protein → MRITKIRATPVAVPYRTDETWAFGSRSGMVSVLVELDTDEGIVGLGEAAAYPSAEIVLSVLKSVERLVVGADPFRIEQLIQRIDVVGTWHHVKATSPAIAAVEAACWDIVGKACGQPLVNLFGGRFRDSVEFFYYVAAPDPDTVKAEGTRATAAGFTTCYLKVGSDSLDIDIERVAALRDGIGPHMNIRIDANEAWTAGTALRAVRAMLPYGLELVEQPVSGRNLQQLAYVRGRMDVPMLANEACWTRYDQLSVIHNGAADVLSVDNQMDGGLLNLKRSAGLCAAAGMTVLKHSLGELGVALAAATHVIAATPNFRHANQAYGALLSDDIVDGFGGGVDNYRDGCLDVPTGPGIGVALDPDRVARYARLYREHGDTEFSFQHPRALTTGLALPKH, encoded by the coding sequence ATGCGCATCACCAAGATCCGGGCGACCCCCGTGGCCGTCCCCTACCGCACGGACGAGACCTGGGCGTTCGGCAGCCGCAGCGGCATGGTCAGCGTGCTCGTCGAACTGGACACCGACGAGGGCATCGTCGGCCTGGGCGAAGCCGCCGCCTACCCGTCGGCGGAAATCGTCCTGAGTGTACTGAAGAGTGTGGAACGACTGGTGGTCGGAGCCGACCCGTTCCGGATCGAACAGCTGATCCAGCGCATCGACGTCGTGGGCACCTGGCACCACGTCAAAGCCACCAGCCCCGCCATCGCCGCCGTCGAGGCGGCCTGCTGGGACATCGTGGGCAAGGCCTGCGGCCAACCGCTGGTGAACCTGTTCGGCGGCCGCTTCCGCGACAGCGTCGAGTTCTTCTACTACGTCGCCGCACCCGACCCCGACACGGTAAAAGCCGAGGGAACGCGCGCCACCGCCGCGGGCTTCACCACCTGCTACCTCAAGGTCGGATCCGACTCGCTCGACATCGACATCGAGCGCGTCGCCGCACTGCGCGACGGCATCGGCCCGCACATGAACATCCGCATCGACGCCAACGAGGCGTGGACGGCCGGAACCGCGCTGCGGGCCGTGCGCGCCATGCTGCCCTACGGTCTCGAACTCGTCGAACAACCGGTGTCGGGCCGCAACCTCCAGCAGCTGGCCTACGTCCGCGGCCGCATGGACGTCCCAATGCTCGCCAACGAGGCATGCTGGACCCGCTACGACCAACTGTCGGTGATCCACAATGGCGCCGCCGACGTGCTGTCCGTCGACAACCAGATGGACGGCGGCCTGCTCAACCTCAAACGCTCCGCCGGACTGTGCGCCGCCGCCGGGATGACCGTCCTCAAACACAGCCTCGGCGAACTCGGCGTCGCGCTCGCGGCCGCCACGCACGTCATCGCCGCCACCCCGAACTTCCGGCACGCCAACCAGGCCTACGGCGCCCTGCTCAGCGACGACATCGTCGACGGCTTCGGCGGCGGCGTCGACAACTACCGCGACGGGTGCCTCGACGTCCCGACCGGACCGGGCATCGGCGTCGCACTCGACCCCGACCGGGTGGCGCGGTACGCCCGGCTGTACCGCGAACACGGCGATACTGAGTTTTCTTTCCAGCATCCACGGGCGCTGACAACGGGACTGGCGCTGCCCAAGCACTAG
- a CDS encoding S8 family peptidase — protein MTRMLAAIVVALPILAPAPTAASPVAADTAMTPNGVSLITGETVTYHKRAEAEPVVTVTKPRESVRYTIQTTGDDTFVIPSDVHDDVDSGRVDRELFNIPGLIRQNLDDTVAPLIVGYDADLSTRTTAERAERLPGAEVTRTLPVIDAVAIDVDPHRRAAFFAAAADDRTIDRIGLDRRLTVALDKSVPRIGAPALWQRGHDGKGVTIAVLDTGIDSTHPDVSDRITATRNFTEEPDTADGHGHGTHVASIAAGTGSASDGDYRGVAPGAALVIGKVCDSDGLCPESAILAGMEWAARSGATVVNLSLGTGGGSDGRDPLSTAVNRLTLSTGTLFVVAAGNSGCAPCVGAPGAATNALTVGAADASDAPATFSSRGPRLHDAAIKPEITAPGTDIVAARASGTAMGSPVDDDHTSASGTSMATPHVVGSAALLAQAHPDWTWIDLKKALTSTAKDTDAAAFAEGAGRVDVDRADTADLTGPTPIHFGRQAGVGTKMFSYTNTTDAPVTVKLKLDLRTYTGKPAADGVATIKDTTLTVPANGSAQAQITVHPFRATPGVYAGTVTATAGDATVRTPFSFYKPTPTVPVTIKVTGFDGKPLPGDKTFQLARGNSLPDDPMAPATIIGVPVRDGVGTAKVPVGTYTAFGLAHETGADKAAWLAETNVTVTKATDITLDARETVPAAVDTNETVDTRNHQLVLAYNSTAGSWGSAIASTTKKLYATPVAEVDGPDRLTIQALWTLTGTDKPTVYNLNFSHKDGIPDSLTFDATPGNLKTIKTRYLAGRSGLTLHHAWFALRGDSAATILLPRFETAAPVAYTEYVTPDAALRWNRWVELRDQAGNNYTLHEFSSGPDGAEDWYSGPITPAAPGFYRLRANDHDLIYPTGFISDGDLDHVLDVNTKNYPIKWKLFQGDKQIPGAPTPGSSVPTFPIHDDQPLDYRLESTLTLPATSKTGPSLATHRTSVTVDTQWTFRSGKATGTDCSAATGAKVCDRLPAIQLGYDLGLDPHHQAPAGRDHTVSITPRHPNAADIAGLKLSFSTDEGDSWKDATTTADGDTFTATIPNPTDPDAYVWLRVEAWDDNDNRVVQTVHRAYALTASA, from the coding sequence ATGACCCGCATGCTAGCCGCGATCGTTGTCGCCCTACCGATCCTGGCCCCCGCCCCCACAGCCGCGTCACCCGTCGCGGCCGACACCGCCATGACCCCAAACGGCGTCTCCCTCATCACCGGTGAGACCGTCACCTACCACAAACGCGCCGAAGCCGAACCCGTCGTGACCGTGACCAAACCGCGAGAATCGGTGCGGTACACGATCCAGACCACCGGCGACGACACCTTCGTCATCCCCTCGGACGTCCACGACGATGTGGACTCCGGCCGCGTGGACCGGGAACTGTTCAACATCCCCGGACTCATCCGCCAAAACCTGGACGACACCGTCGCCCCACTGATCGTCGGCTACGACGCCGACCTGTCGACCCGCACCACCGCTGAGCGGGCCGAACGGCTGCCCGGCGCCGAGGTGACACGCACCCTGCCGGTCATCGACGCCGTCGCCATCGACGTCGATCCCCACCGAAGGGCGGCGTTCTTCGCAGCCGCCGCCGACGACCGCACGATCGACCGGATCGGGCTCGACCGCCGGTTGACCGTCGCACTCGACAAGAGCGTGCCCCGCATCGGCGCCCCCGCCCTGTGGCAACGCGGCCACGACGGCAAGGGCGTCACGATCGCCGTCCTGGACACCGGCATCGACTCCACCCACCCCGACGTCTCCGACAGGATCACCGCCACCCGGAACTTCACCGAGGAACCCGACACCGCCGACGGCCACGGACACGGCACCCACGTCGCCTCGATCGCCGCCGGAACCGGCAGCGCCTCGGACGGCGACTACCGGGGCGTCGCCCCCGGCGCCGCACTGGTGATCGGCAAAGTCTGCGACTCCGACGGCCTGTGCCCCGAATCAGCGATCCTGGCCGGAATGGAATGGGCCGCCCGATCCGGTGCCACCGTGGTGAACCTGAGCCTGGGTACCGGCGGCGGCTCCGACGGCAGAGATCCACTGTCGACGGCGGTGAACCGGCTGACCCTGTCCACCGGCACCCTGTTCGTCGTCGCGGCGGGCAACTCCGGTTGCGCCCCATGCGTCGGCGCCCCCGGCGCGGCCACCAACGCGCTGACCGTCGGCGCCGCCGACGCATCCGACGCCCCGGCGACGTTCTCCAGTCGCGGTCCGCGACTCCACGACGCCGCGATCAAGCCCGAGATCACCGCGCCCGGAACCGATATCGTCGCCGCCCGAGCCTCGGGCACCGCCATGGGCTCGCCAGTGGACGATGACCACACCTCGGCATCGGGAACGTCCATGGCCACCCCGCACGTGGTCGGCAGCGCGGCGCTGCTGGCGCAGGCCCACCCCGACTGGACCTGGATCGACCTCAAGAAGGCGCTCACCTCCACCGCCAAGGACACCGACGCCGCCGCGTTCGCCGAAGGGGCGGGACGCGTCGACGTCGACCGCGCCGACACCGCCGACCTGACCGGCCCGACGCCGATCCATTTCGGACGTCAAGCGGGAGTCGGCACCAAGATGTTCTCCTACACCAACACCACCGACGCGCCCGTCACCGTGAAACTGAAGCTGGACCTGCGCACCTACACCGGCAAACCCGCCGCCGACGGCGTCGCCACGATCAAGGACACCACCCTCACCGTGCCCGCCAACGGCAGTGCCCAAGCCCAGATCACCGTCCATCCCTTCCGCGCCACCCCCGGCGTGTACGCGGGCACGGTGACCGCCACCGCCGGTGACGCCACCGTGCGCACCCCGTTCAGCTTCTACAAACCCACCCCCACCGTCCCCGTGACCATCAAGGTGACCGGCTTCGACGGCAAACCACTGCCGGGGGACAAGACCTTCCAGCTGGCACGCGGCAACTCCCTACCCGACGACCCGATGGCACCCGCCACGATCATCGGCGTGCCGGTCCGCGACGGCGTCGGCACCGCCAAGGTGCCGGTGGGCACCTACACCGCCTTCGGTCTCGCCCACGAAACCGGCGCCGACAAGGCCGCCTGGTTGGCCGAAACGAACGTGACCGTCACCAAGGCCACCGACATCACCCTGGACGCCCGCGAAACCGTACCGGCCGCAGTGGACACGAACGAGACCGTCGACACCCGCAACCACCAACTCGTCCTGGCCTACAACTCCACCGCCGGAAGCTGGGGCTCGGCGATCGCCAGCACCACCAAGAAGCTGTACGCCACCCCGGTCGCGGAAGTCGACGGACCCGACCGCCTCACCATCCAAGCACTATGGACCCTGACCGGAACCGACAAACCCACCGTGTACAACCTGAACTTCAGCCACAAGGACGGCATCCCCGACTCGCTGACCTTCGACGCCACACCCGGCAACCTGAAAACGATCAAGACCCGCTACCTCGCCGGGCGATCCGGCCTGACGCTCCACCACGCCTGGTTCGCGCTGCGCGGCGACTCGGCGGCCACCATCCTGTTGCCCCGCTTCGAAACCGCCGCCCCGGTCGCCTACACCGAATACGTCACGCCCGACGCGGCGCTGCGATGGAACCGGTGGGTGGAACTGCGCGACCAGGCGGGCAACAACTACACGTTGCACGAATTCAGCTCCGGACCCGACGGCGCCGAAGACTGGTACAGCGGCCCCATCACACCCGCCGCACCCGGCTTCTACCGCCTGCGCGCCAACGACCACGACCTCATCTACCCGACCGGATTCATCTCCGACGGCGATCTGGACCATGTCCTGGACGTCAACACCAAGAACTATCCGATCAAGTGGAAACTGTTCCAAGGCGACAAGCAGATCCCCGGCGCGCCCACCCCAGGATCGTCGGTGCCGACCTTCCCGATCCACGACGACCAGCCGCTGGACTACCGACTGGAATCCACCCTCACTCTGCCCGCGACCAGCAAGACCGGCCCAAGCCTGGCCACCCACCGCACCAGCGTCACAGTAGACACACAGTGGACATTCCGCTCCGGCAAGGCGACCGGAACCGACTGTTCCGCCGCCACCGGCGCGAAAGTCTGCGACCGACTGCCGGCCATCCAGCTCGGCTACGACCTCGGCCTCGACCCGCACCACCAAGCCCCCGCCGGACGCGACCACACCGTGAGCATCACGCCCCGGCACCCGAACGCCGCCGACATCGCCGGGTTGAAGCTGTCCTTCTCCACCGACGAAGGTGATTCCTGGAAAGACGCCACCACCACCGCCGACGGTGACACCTTCACCGCCACCATCCCGAATCCCACCGATCCGGACGCGTACGTGTGGCTGCGCGTCGAAGCCTGGGACGACAACGACAACCGCGTCGTCCAGACCGTCCACCGCGCCTACGCGCTGACCGCGTCCGCATAG
- a CDS encoding LysR family transcriptional regulator yields the protein MFEVRRLRLLRELSVHGTIAAAARVCALTPSAVSQQLALLEREARTPLFIRDGRRLRLTKAARILVEHTERILTELEQAQAAVAALARSISGTMRLAAFPSAAGNIAASAIAACQAAHPDLRILLEENEPDASLTDLRAQRIDAALVYEYNLLPRLAEPGIELSPLLQEPLLLAVPPHRTGDGPGSLAEYHDDRWIAPHSDTALRTVLERACHAAGFTPRLDYTSDDFTVIMALVRAGLGVSLIPHSVVEPLATEVRLHPVSDFPLTRTVSVAVRTGSGTDPAIEALVAALRRAAGPGANPYHVVSI from the coding sequence ATGTTCGAAGTGCGCAGGCTCAGGTTGCTGCGGGAGCTGTCGGTCCACGGCACGATCGCCGCTGCCGCACGGGTGTGCGCCCTCACCCCGTCGGCGGTCTCGCAGCAACTGGCCCTTTTGGAGCGCGAGGCCCGCACCCCACTGTTCATTCGCGACGGTCGACGGTTGCGGCTGACCAAGGCGGCAAGGATCCTCGTCGAGCACACCGAACGCATACTCACCGAACTGGAACAGGCACAGGCCGCCGTGGCCGCGCTTGCCCGCAGCATCAGCGGCACGATGCGACTGGCCGCGTTCCCCAGTGCCGCCGGGAACATCGCCGCCTCGGCCATCGCCGCATGCCAGGCCGCCCACCCCGACCTGCGGATCCTGCTGGAGGAGAACGAACCCGACGCGAGCCTGACCGACCTGAGGGCACAGCGGATCGACGCCGCGCTGGTCTACGAGTACAACCTGCTGCCCCGGCTCGCCGAACCCGGTATCGAGTTGAGTCCACTGTTGCAGGAGCCGCTGCTGCTGGCCGTCCCGCCGCACCGCACCGGCGACGGACCGGGCTCGCTGGCCGAGTACCACGACGATCGCTGGATCGCGCCGCACAGCGACACCGCGTTGCGCACCGTCCTGGAGCGCGCCTGCCACGCCGCCGGTTTCACCCCGCGGCTCGACTACACCAGCGACGACTTCACGGTGATCATGGCGCTGGTGCGGGCGGGACTGGGCGTCTCGCTGATCCCCCACAGCGTCGTGGAACCACTGGCGACCGAGGTGCGGCTTCACCCGGTCTCCGACTTCCCGCTGACCCGCACGGTGTCGGTGGCGGTGCGTACCGGCAGCGGCACCGATCCGGCCATCGAGGCGCTGGTCGCCGCGCTTCGCCGGGCCGCGGGACCTGGCGCGAATCCTTACCATGTGGTAAGTATTTGA
- a CDS encoding M24 family metallopeptidase gives MTVDDVMAIELGALPPVEGSERRQRIAALRAAMHSQGLAAVILASPESVYHLTGLDHLGYFAPTLLLVPSRGRPVLVARRMEQHTLRAQAPQVEHVGYDDGQDPAEATARAIRRFAPGRIGVEEQSLFLPPGLLRRIHDASPNVSWVECSRLAADLRTVKSVPEQERVRRAAMVSNAAMRAALATAATGVNERTVAARTHLAMIEAGGEPPGFAPLIRSTARLAQEHVTWTDHVLSHGEGLFVELSGCVQRYHAPMSRIVYCGEAPLGTELAARAALAGLDAARAALKPGAVTRDVYGAWEDAVADATGVRQRRHHCGYLTGIGFAPSWVGGGEVLGIRADGATVVEPGMVFHLMSWVSQPVPHVVSDTALVTATGHELLTDAPRGLLVADGVPIVCP, from the coding sequence ATGACAGTCGATGACGTGATGGCGATCGAACTGGGCGCGTTGCCGCCCGTCGAGGGTTCCGAACGCCGCCAACGGATCGCGGCCCTGCGCGCGGCGATGCACTCCCAGGGACTGGCCGCCGTGATCCTGGCCAGCCCCGAAAGCGTCTACCACCTGACCGGGCTGGACCACCTCGGCTACTTCGCCCCCACGCTGCTGCTGGTTCCGTCGCGGGGACGGCCGGTGCTGGTGGCCCGGCGGATGGAACAGCACACGCTGCGGGCCCAGGCGCCGCAGGTCGAACACGTCGGATACGACGACGGCCAGGACCCGGCGGAGGCCACGGCGCGCGCCATCCGACGGTTCGCACCCGGGCGAATCGGCGTCGAAGAGCAGTCCCTGTTCCTGCCACCGGGCCTGCTGCGCCGGATCCACGACGCGAGCCCGAACGTGTCCTGGGTGGAGTGTTCGCGGCTGGCGGCGGACCTGCGCACGGTGAAGTCCGTTCCCGAACAGGAACGGGTGCGCCGCGCCGCAATGGTTTCCAACGCGGCGATGCGGGCCGCGCTGGCCACCGCCGCCACCGGCGTCAACGAACGGACGGTGGCCGCGCGGACCCACCTGGCGATGATCGAGGCCGGGGGCGAGCCGCCCGGCTTCGCGCCGCTGATTCGTTCCACCGCCCGGCTCGCCCAGGAACACGTCACCTGGACCGACCACGTTCTGTCCCACGGGGAGGGATTGTTCGTCGAACTGTCGGGATGCGTGCAGCGGTACCACGCGCCGATGAGCCGCATCGTGTACTGCGGCGAGGCCCCGCTGGGGACCGAACTCGCCGCTCGTGCCGCACTCGCGGGACTGGACGCGGCCCGCGCCGCGCTGAAACCCGGCGCCGTCACCCGAGACGTCTACGGCGCTTGGGAGGACGCGGTCGCCGACGCGACCGGAGTGCGGCAGCGCCGACACCACTGCGGTTACCTGACCGGTATCGGATTCGCGCCCAGCTGGGTCGGCGGGGGAGAAGTGCTGGGCATCCGCGCCGACGGCGCCACCGTCGTCGAACCCGGCATGGTGTTCCACCTGATGTCGTGGGTCTCCCAACCGGTTCCGCACGTCGTGTCCGACACCGCCCTGGTCACCGCGACCGGCCACGAACTGCTCACCGACGCACCGCGCGGACTGCTCGTCGCCGACGGCGTCCCGATCGTCTGTCCCTAA
- a CDS encoding sugar phosphate isomerase/epimerase family protein yields MDAHTHPPALQLYSIRDPFAQDPLRTLQRVAEIGYRQLELWGIVENLAPLRDGLRDTGLTAPTAHARITDSGHEEAFAAAKDLGVDTVIEPYVEPKRWEDAADIAATASRLNELAGIAADHGLRLGYHNHWWELKYRVGDRTAFEVFADQLDPAVILEVDTYWATVGGVDAAELLRRLGDRVHAIHVKDGGLAVDGSGQVPAGRGSVPVTEILAAAPTALRIVEFDHYDGDIFDAVAASFTYLTGAER; encoded by the coding sequence ATGGACGCTCACACACACCCTCCCGCCCTGCAGTTGTACTCCATACGGGACCCGTTCGCGCAAGATCCACTGCGGACGCTTCAGCGGGTCGCCGAGATCGGCTATCGCCAGCTCGAACTGTGGGGAATCGTGGAAAACCTGGCGCCGCTGCGCGACGGCCTGCGCGACACCGGGCTCACCGCTCCCACCGCGCACGCCCGCATCACCGACAGCGGCCACGAGGAAGCGTTCGCGGCCGCCAAGGACCTCGGGGTCGACACGGTGATCGAGCCCTATGTGGAGCCGAAACGCTGGGAGGACGCCGCCGACATCGCCGCAACGGCGTCGAGGCTCAACGAGCTCGCCGGAATCGCCGCCGACCACGGACTGCGCCTGGGATACCACAACCACTGGTGGGAACTGAAATACCGCGTCGGCGACCGCACCGCCTTCGAGGTGTTCGCCGACCAGCTCGATCCCGCCGTCATCCTCGAGGTCGACACCTACTGGGCCACCGTCGGCGGTGTGGACGCCGCGGAACTGCTGCGCCGACTCGGCGACCGGGTACACGCCATCCACGTCAAGGACGGCGGCTTGGCCGTCGACGGTTCCGGCCAGGTCCCGGCGGGCCGGGGATCCGTTCCGGTGACCGAGATCCTGGCCGCGGCCCCGACGGCATTGCGCATCGTCGAGTTCGACCACTATGACGGCGACATCTTCGACGCCGTGGCCGCCAGCTTCACCTATCTGACCGGGGCCGAGCGATGA
- a CDS encoding helix-turn-helix domain-containing protein — translation MLDALGLSVSEQHLYATLIEHSPALLADLRDDSGMDGDQLAETLELLENKGMVTRHPGQPASYSAVPPDIALEVLIVEQEEQLKRARLAAQQLTTRFREAANRRDPAELLEVVSGPEAVWKRIQQIQRAARREVRSIDRPPYLIPVSVMVPVENRQLGSGVRYRVVYDPESFASEAHQLRSDVEECVTLGEQARVLSGVPVKLILVDDRFGCLPLQADPQEIASMVVVHPSGLLEALDALFEAVWAQAMPLSLDGASAPGLTDDMQRLLGLLTAGVSDGTAARQLGVSPRTFQRRLQELMASLGARTRFQAGLQAGLRGWIHRE, via the coding sequence ATGCTTGACGCGCTTGGACTCTCGGTCTCCGAGCAACACCTCTACGCGACGCTGATCGAGCACTCCCCCGCGCTGTTGGCCGACCTACGGGACGACAGCGGCATGGACGGCGACCAGCTCGCCGAGACCCTCGAACTGTTGGAGAACAAGGGGATGGTGACCCGCCATCCTGGACAGCCCGCGTCGTATTCGGCGGTGCCGCCCGACATCGCGCTGGAAGTGCTGATCGTGGAGCAGGAGGAACAGCTCAAGCGGGCCCGGCTGGCGGCCCAGCAGCTCACCACCCGGTTCCGGGAGGCGGCCAACCGCCGCGACCCGGCCGAACTGCTGGAGGTGGTCTCCGGTCCGGAGGCAGTGTGGAAACGCATCCAGCAGATCCAGCGCGCCGCCCGCCGCGAGGTGCGATCGATCGACCGGCCCCCGTACCTGATTCCGGTGTCCGTCATGGTTCCCGTCGAGAACCGGCAACTGGGCTCCGGAGTGCGCTACCGCGTGGTCTACGACCCCGAGAGTTTCGCCAGCGAGGCCCACCAGCTGCGTTCCGATGTGGAGGAGTGTGTCACGCTCGGCGAGCAGGCGCGGGTGCTGTCCGGTGTCCCGGTGAAACTCATCCTGGTCGACGACAGGTTCGGATGTCTTCCCCTGCAAGCCGACCCGCAGGAGATCGCCAGCATGGTCGTCGTCCACCCGTCCGGACTGCTGGAGGCGCTCGACGCTTTGTTCGAAGCGGTGTGGGCCCAGGCGATGCCGCTCAGTCTGGACGGCGCGTCCGCCCCGGGTCTCACCGACGACATGCAGCGGCTGCTGGGCCTGCTGACGGCGGGGGTCTCCGACGGCACCGCCGCCCGGCAGTTGGGGGTGTCCCCACGGACCTTCCAGCGCAGGCTTCAGGAGCTCATGGCCAGTCTGGGTGCCAGGACCCGGTTCCAGGCGGGACTACAGGCCGGGTTGCGCGGCTGGATCCACCGCGAGTGA
- a CDS encoding TetR/AcrR family transcriptional regulator, whose product MVGYVKGRIRREDILSAAVAVYGEVGYHGASLREIAKRVGITHAGLLYYFPSKEALLAAVLERRDAADAERERLLGNPGLEVLRSFVALTAHNAQDRGIVDIYSRLAAEAVSPGHPAHDYFKRHYRDARACLVESFQVLARCGQLRDGVDAGQAAVMFIALMDGLQVQWLTNPAEVDMVASVRGFLEYVLAVPLDAEPVTGPAQSTVRS is encoded by the coding sequence GTGGTGGGCTATGTGAAGGGCCGGATCCGGCGCGAGGACATCCTCTCCGCCGCCGTGGCCGTGTACGGCGAGGTGGGATACCACGGCGCATCGCTGCGGGAGATCGCCAAACGGGTGGGGATCACCCACGCGGGACTGCTGTACTACTTCCCGTCCAAGGAGGCCCTGCTGGCCGCGGTGCTGGAACGCCGCGACGCCGCCGACGCCGAACGGGAACGGCTGCTGGGCAATCCGGGCCTGGAAGTGCTGCGCTCCTTCGTGGCACTGACCGCCCACAACGCACAAGATCGCGGCATCGTCGACATCTACAGCCGCCTCGCCGCCGAGGCGGTCTCGCCCGGCCACCCGGCCCACGACTACTTCAAACGCCACTACCGTGACGCGCGCGCCTGCCTCGTCGAGTCGTTCCAGGTGCTGGCGCGCTGCGGCCAGCTGCGCGACGGTGTCGACGCCGGGCAGGCGGCGGTCATGTTCATCGCGCTCATGGACGGACTCCAGGTCCAGTGGCTGACCAACCCGGCCGAAGTGGACATGGTCGCCTCGGTGCGCGGCTTCCTGGAGTACGTGCTGGCCGTGCCACTGGACGCGGAGCCGGTCACCGGCCCGGCTCAGTCCACAGTGCGTTCGTAG
- a CDS encoding Gfo/Idh/MocA family protein: protein MSGVGVGVIGAGVISDTYLANMTSFPDLRVLRVADLVVEQAEAQAAKYGVPAAGSVAELLADPDIDIVVNLTIPVAHAPVSTMALEAGKHVWQEKPLALDRPSARALLDRARASGLRVACAPDTVLGAGLQTARRAIDSGRIGEPLMGLALFQSPGPESWHPNPEFLFQDGAGPLFDIGPYYVTELVQVFGPVRRVTAAGGRARDTRVIGSGPKAGTSFPVTVPTAVSALVEFERGGSAQLLLSFDSALSRAGMVEVTGVGGTAVVPDPNRFDGPTTLLVLGNPEPEVLEPQGHNATRGIGVVELARAIRAGTVERAGGELAYHVLDIMMSIDESLTRRVSVDVDSTVKVPPPLPIDWDPYERTVD, encoded by the coding sequence ATGAGCGGGGTCGGTGTCGGGGTCATCGGTGCCGGAGTCATCAGCGACACCTACCTGGCCAACATGACCAGCTTCCCGGACCTGCGGGTGCTGCGGGTCGCCGACCTGGTCGTCGAACAGGCCGAAGCCCAGGCTGCGAAGTACGGTGTCCCCGCGGCCGGTTCGGTCGCCGAGCTGCTGGCGGATCCGGACATCGACATCGTGGTGAACCTGACGATCCCGGTCGCGCACGCCCCGGTGTCGACCATGGCGCTGGAGGCCGGAAAGCATGTCTGGCAGGAGAAACCTCTCGCTCTCGACCGCCCGAGTGCCCGCGCGCTCCTGGACCGCGCCCGGGCGTCGGGCCTGCGGGTGGCGTGCGCGCCCGACACTGTCCTGGGTGCGGGACTGCAGACCGCCCGCCGCGCCATCGACAGCGGCCGGATCGGTGAACCCCTGATGGGCTTGGCGCTGTTCCAAAGCCCCGGACCCGAGTCGTGGCACCCCAACCCGGAGTTCCTGTTCCAGGACGGAGCCGGACCGCTGTTCGACATCGGACCGTACTATGTGACCGAACTGGTGCAGGTCTTCGGCCCGGTGCGACGTGTCACCGCCGCCGGTGGCCGGGCCCGCGACACCCGCGTCATCGGCTCCGGCCCCAAGGCCGGTACGAGTTTCCCCGTGACGGTCCCGACCGCTGTCAGCGCGCTGGTCGAGTTCGAACGCGGCGGCAGCGCGCAGCTGCTGTTGAGTTTCGATTCGGCGCTGTCGCGGGCGGGCATGGTGGAGGTGACGGGTGTGGGCGGCACCGCCGTGGTGCCCGACCCGAACCGCTTCGACGGCCCCACGACACTGCTGGTGCTGGGAAATCCGGAGCCTGAGGTTCTGGAACCGCAGGGCCACAACGCGACCCGGGGCATCGGTGTCGTGGAACTGGCGCGGGCCATCAGGGCGGGCACCGTGGAGCGGGCCGGTGGCGAGCTGGCCTACCACGTCCTGGACATCATGATGTCCATCGACGAATCGCTGACTCGGCGCGTGTCGGTCGACGTGGACAGCACCGTGAAGGTGCCGCCGCCGCTGCCGATCGACTGGGATCCCTACGAACGCACTGTGGACTGA
- a CDS encoding peptidoglycan-binding domain-containing protein, whose product MRNRTWTIAMAASSALLIAGGIAGIAGIANSDPNPDPAAYVDGYGEVTDDFSDHEREAGVLCEGCDNSSDTDLVTLWQAIMVAEDKLALEGMDGVFGTKTAEATEEWQEDNGLEPTGQVDKQSWALADDNLSRTEGEGAVYYEGAEGADESARMEFDRVDGEDNAYMFIEMWDVGGAAMVPSGGASYIKLFEKTFTMEDPS is encoded by the coding sequence ATGCGCAATCGCACCTGGACCATCGCCATGGCGGCCAGCTCCGCACTGCTGATCGCTGGCGGGATCGCGGGGATAGCCGGTATCGCCAACTCCGACCCCAACCCCGATCCGGCGGCGTATGTCGACGGCTACGGTGAGGTCACCGACGACTTCAGTGACCACGAGCGCGAAGCCGGAGTCCTGTGCGAGGGCTGCGACAACTCCAGTGACACCGACCTGGTGACGCTGTGGCAGGCGATCATGGTCGCCGAGGACAAACTCGCCCTCGAAGGCATGGACGGTGTATTCGGTACCAAGACCGCCGAGGCGACCGAGGAATGGCAAGAGGACAACGGTCTCGAACCGACCGGACAGGTGGACAAGCAGTCGTGGGCGCTGGCCGACGACAACTTGTCGCGGACCGAGGGCGAAGGCGCCGTCTACTACGAGGGCGCCGAGGGAGCCGATGAGTCGGCTCGCATGGAGTTCGACCGGGTCGACGGCGAGGACAACGCCTACATGTTCATCGAGATGTGGGACGTCGGCGGTGCCGCGATGGTGCCCTCCGGCGGCGCCAGCTACATCAAGCTGTTCGAGAAGACCTTCACCATGGAGGACCCCTCCTAA